In a genomic window of Clavelina lepadiformis chromosome 7, kaClaLepa1.1, whole genome shotgun sequence:
- the LOC143465261 gene encoding PAT complex subunit CCDC47-like isoform X2, which produces MKLWVFVLILLLTTFGVNGDNRNQHGAEIEDNEFAEFEDFDEDVVELASEGDLPDKEEPQEVADDFQDLDEEDEDAVVETEEDEFESLDPDEFEGLPGDDTIWENENKKTKKKKSSEPELKIADVPLHLRSWDKYYIEFLMGAGLLVYVVNFFIGRAKNNSIASTWLKSHVDHLNKQFELVGDDPSNKKAASTHQFVKESEHLYTLWCSGRTCCEGMLVELKLLKRQDLISVISDRLKPAVDQVVITITLTSMDPFVFCVGTKKSVANLHKNMQDVNSFCVEKSRGGEKYGLSSKLFVLSELFGELPNAILDNAVRKVLNENEGVFDSLLISDQFSGPLLTDQQEPTAKFPEAEKIISLTLNIPSENKERKIPNLLNLLKMALYLTDKVKKHRLSRENKMKTDKHRQEAMLKLMKQTHLQRQEAAQLKKEEKARALKDKMMNEEDPEKQRRMDEQIHRRELNKKNKKMMKGRQFKVKAM; this is translated from the exons ATGAAATTGTGGGTCTTTGTTTTAATTCTTCTGCTGACTACTTTCGGTGTAAACGGAGACAACCGTAATCAGCATGGGGCAGAAATCGAAGATAATGAATTTGCCGAATTTGAAGATTTTGACGAAGATGTGGTGGAATTAGCATCTGAAGGCGACCTACCAG ACAAGGAGGAACCGCAGGAAGTCGCCGATGATTTCCAGGATTTAGATGAAGAAGATGAGGACGCAGTCGTTGAAACTGAG GAGGATGAATTTGAATCTCTTGATCCTGATGAGTTTGAAGGACTTCCAGGCGATGATACGATCTGGGAAAATGAGAACAAAAAGACCAAGAAG AAGAAGTCGTCTGAGCCGGAACTGAAGATAGCAGATGTTCCTTTGCACTTGAGAAGTTGGGACAAGTATTACATCGAGTTCCTTATGGGGGCTGGTCTCCTCGTTTATGTCGTTAATTTCTTCATTGGCCGAGCAAAAAACAACAGCATAGCATCAACGTG GTTAAAATCTCATGTCGATCATCTTAACAAGCAATTTGAACTCGTTGGGGACGACCCTAGTAACAAGAAAGCTGCGAGCACCCACCAATTTGTGAAAGAATCTGAGCACTTGTACACACTTTGGTGTTCTGGACGGACATGTTGTGAAGGAATGCTCGTCGAACTTAAG TTGCTCAAAAGACAAGATTTAATCTCGGTGATATCGGATCGATTGAAGCCTGCAGTAGACCAGGTGGTGATAACCATCACGCTTACCTCCATGGACCCGTTCGTATTCTGCGTTGGAACGAAGAAATCGGTCGCAAACTTGCACAAGAACATGCAGGACGTG AACTCATTTTGCGTTGAAAAATCCAGGGGTGGAGAGAAGTATGGCCTGTCTTCtaagttatttgttttgtCCGAGCTATTTGGGGAACTACCTAATGCAATACTTGACAATGCg GTTCGAAAAGTTCTGAATGAAAACGAAGGTGTTTTCGATTCCTTGCTAATCTCCGACCAATTCTCTGGACCGTTGCTCACAGACCA GCAAGAACCCACCGCGAAGTTCCCAGAAGCCGAAAAGATAATCTCGCTCACGCTGAACA TCCCGTCCGAgaacaaagaaagaaaaatccCGAATCTTCTCAATCTCCTCAAGATGGCGCTCTACCTCACCGATAAAGTGAAGAAACACAGACTGAGTCGCGAA AATAAGATGAAAACGGACAAGCACCGACAGGAGGCGATGCTGAAGTTGATGAAGCAAACTCACTTGCAACGTCAGGAAGCGGCCCAACTGAAGAAAGAGGAGAAAGCTCGCGCTCTCAAGGACAAGATGATGAACGAGGAGGACCCCGAGAAGCAGCGTCGCATGGAT GAGCAAATACATCGGCGTGAATTGAACAAGAAGAACAAGAAGATGATGAAGGGTCGCCAATTTAAAGTGAAGGCGATGTAG
- the LOC143465261 gene encoding PAT complex subunit CCDC47-like isoform X1 yields MKLWVFVLILLLTTFGVNGDNRNQHGAEIEDNEFAEFEDFDEDVVELASEGDLPDKEEPQEVADDFQDLDEEDEDAVVETEEDEFESLDPDEFEGLPGDDTIWENENKKTKKQKKSSEPELKIADVPLHLRSWDKYYIEFLMGAGLLVYVVNFFIGRAKNNSIASTWLKSHVDHLNKQFELVGDDPSNKKAASTHQFVKESEHLYTLWCSGRTCCEGMLVELKLLKRQDLISVISDRLKPAVDQVVITITLTSMDPFVFCVGTKKSVANLHKNMQDVNSFCVEKSRGGEKYGLSSKLFVLSELFGELPNAILDNAVRKVLNENEGVFDSLLISDQFSGPLLTDQQEPTAKFPEAEKIISLTLNIPSENKERKIPNLLNLLKMALYLTDKVKKHRLSRENKMKTDKHRQEAMLKLMKQTHLQRQEAAQLKKEEKARALKDKMMNEEDPEKQRRMDEQIHRRELNKKNKKMMKGRQFKVKAM; encoded by the exons ATGAAATTGTGGGTCTTTGTTTTAATTCTTCTGCTGACTACTTTCGGTGTAAACGGAGACAACCGTAATCAGCATGGGGCAGAAATCGAAGATAATGAATTTGCCGAATTTGAAGATTTTGACGAAGATGTGGTGGAATTAGCATCTGAAGGCGACCTACCAG ACAAGGAGGAACCGCAGGAAGTCGCCGATGATTTCCAGGATTTAGATGAAGAAGATGAGGACGCAGTCGTTGAAACTGAG GAGGATGAATTTGAATCTCTTGATCCTGATGAGTTTGAAGGACTTCCAGGCGATGATACGATCTGGGAAAATGAGAACAAAAAGACCAAGAAG CAGAAGAAGTCGTCTGAGCCGGAACTGAAGATAGCAGATGTTCCTTTGCACTTGAGAAGTTGGGACAAGTATTACATCGAGTTCCTTATGGGGGCTGGTCTCCTCGTTTATGTCGTTAATTTCTTCATTGGCCGAGCAAAAAACAACAGCATAGCATCAACGTG GTTAAAATCTCATGTCGATCATCTTAACAAGCAATTTGAACTCGTTGGGGACGACCCTAGTAACAAGAAAGCTGCGAGCACCCACCAATTTGTGAAAGAATCTGAGCACTTGTACACACTTTGGTGTTCTGGACGGACATGTTGTGAAGGAATGCTCGTCGAACTTAAG TTGCTCAAAAGACAAGATTTAATCTCGGTGATATCGGATCGATTGAAGCCTGCAGTAGACCAGGTGGTGATAACCATCACGCTTACCTCCATGGACCCGTTCGTATTCTGCGTTGGAACGAAGAAATCGGTCGCAAACTTGCACAAGAACATGCAGGACGTG AACTCATTTTGCGTTGAAAAATCCAGGGGTGGAGAGAAGTATGGCCTGTCTTCtaagttatttgttttgtCCGAGCTATTTGGGGAACTACCTAATGCAATACTTGACAATGCg GTTCGAAAAGTTCTGAATGAAAACGAAGGTGTTTTCGATTCCTTGCTAATCTCCGACCAATTCTCTGGACCGTTGCTCACAGACCA GCAAGAACCCACCGCGAAGTTCCCAGAAGCCGAAAAGATAATCTCGCTCACGCTGAACA TCCCGTCCGAgaacaaagaaagaaaaatccCGAATCTTCTCAATCTCCTCAAGATGGCGCTCTACCTCACCGATAAAGTGAAGAAACACAGACTGAGTCGCGAA AATAAGATGAAAACGGACAAGCACCGACAGGAGGCGATGCTGAAGTTGATGAAGCAAACTCACTTGCAACGTCAGGAAGCGGCCCAACTGAAGAAAGAGGAGAAAGCTCGCGCTCTCAAGGACAAGATGATGAACGAGGAGGACCCCGAGAAGCAGCGTCGCATGGAT GAGCAAATACATCGGCGTGAATTGAACAAGAAGAACAAGAAGATGATGAAGGGTCGCCAATTTAAAGTGAAGGCGATGTAG
- the LOC143465262 gene encoding acetyl-CoA acetyltransferase, mitochondrial-like, producing the protein MNPQFARQSLSRIRQASVRFSSKLSLNEVVIASAARTPMGSFHSSLSSLPATKLGSIAIQSAVERAGISTNDVQEVYMGNVLQAGQGQAPTRQAALGAGLSESTPCTTINKVCASGMKSIMLASQSLMCGHQEVMVAGGMESMSNTPFVMPRTPPMYGGIKMLDLIVHDGLTDAYGKMHMGICGEDTASKFSISREQQDEYAISSYKLSAQATKDGKFSDEIVPVTIEGKRGKPDVTVAEDEEFKKVNFDKLATLRAVFQPKEGTVTAGNASTLNDGAAALVLMTRQAADRLGVKPLATVVSFADAALAPIDFPTAPAYAIPKALEAAGVTKDDIAMWEINEAFSVVALANIKLLDLDPSKVNVDGGAVSLGHPIGMSGARLVTHLAHRLGPGQLGCAGICNGGGGASAIVIRKCA; encoded by the exons ATGAACCCACAGTTTGCGAGGCAAAGCCTATCTCGAATTCGTCAAGCCTCTGTTCGATTTTCATCAAAGTTATCTTTGAATGAAGTTGTAATTGCCAGCGCAGCTCGAACGCCGATGGGATCGTTTCATAGTTCACTGAGTTCTCTTCCCGCTACAAAACTGGGTTCCATTGCAATTCAATCTGCTGTTGAGCGAGCAGGAATATCGACCAATGATGTACAAGAAGTGTATATGGGAAACGTACTACAGGCTGGTCAGGGCCAAGCTCCTACTAGGCAAGCTGCATTAG GAGCTGGTTTGTCTGAAAGTACTCCATGTACCACCATCAACAAAGTCTGTGCGTCCGGGATGAAGTCGATCATGTTGGCGTCGCAGTCACTTATGTGTGGTCACCAGGAAGTGATGGTGGCCGGTGGAATGGAGAGCATGTCCAACACTCCTTTTGTCATGCCTCGAACCCCACCCATGTACGGAGGGATTAAGATGCTCGACTTAATCGTGCATGACGGTTTGACCGACGCTTACGGGAAGATGCACATGGGAATATGTGGTGAGGACACGGCCAGTAAGTTTTCTATATCTCGTGAGCAGCAAGATGAATATGCGATTTCGTCTTATAAGTTGAGTGCCCAAGCAACAAAGGATGGCAAGTTTAGCGATGAAATTGTTCCAGTCACCATCGAAG GCAAACGAGGCAAGCCTGATGTGACGGTTGCTGAAGACGAGGAATTTAAGAAAGTGAATTTTGACAAGTTGGCCACACTGCGGGCCGTATTTCAACCCAAAGAAGGAACCGTAACTGCCGGCAATGCAAGCACTTTAAATGATGGAGCTGCAGCACTTGTGCTAATGACCAGACAGGCAGCTGACAGACTTGGTGTAAAACCACTCGCTACTGTTGTATCATTCGCAGATGCCGCACTGGCACCGATCGACTTTCCGACTGCACCCGCATACGCCATCCCTAAGGCACTAGAAGCTGCAGGTGTGACAAAAGACGACATTGCTATGTGGGAGATAAACGAGGCCTTCAGCGTCGTTGCGCTTGCAAACATCAAACTTTTGGATCTCGACCCGTCAAAAGTTAACGTCGATGGAGGGGCTGTGTCACTTGGCCATCCAATCGGCATGTCCGGCGCAAGGCTTGTCACCCATCTTGCTCATCGGCTTGGCCCTGGTCAGCTTGGCTGTGCTGGCATTTGCAATGGCGGTGGTGGTGCCAGTGCCATAGTTATTAGGAAATGTGCCTAA
- the LOC143466097 gene encoding membrane progestin receptor gamma-like, giving the protein MEITRMELSARYDKWMRSFGLITYPEIYADSREDFIWHGYRPSPSSISYCLKSLFYPTNETLNVWTHFIPFSLMIWRSYRIYQSLDDPTNPETYPFWFETFALIILFFSSSCAHLFSCRSGEGREICFCIDYGSIGITSFALSVATNAYLCPLHCYGNLEDLFLPFPALLAVACGLIVCVTFISRHPSCQQWKTLLRFFPFIALCWVLLTPCFHRFFVVKFPEIFENSRHVNLTECNLVKERFPSEFILILCLMNVTSLVIGIKIPERWFPGMFDIVGHSHQCFHILSAICLYMTNVMAENGMLDLIKLKRQGLLKNENLKFSFREMLMSFVFFLAIIFTSGFYASKVLGKIVQEQRRRSNLKKT; this is encoded by the exons ATGGAAATAACGAGAATGGAATTAAG CGCTAGATACGACAAATGGATGCGTTCCTTTGGGTTGATAACTTATCCAGAAATCTACGCTGATAGCCGAGAGGATTTCATATGGCACGGATACAGGCCAAGTCCTTCATCCATTTCTTATTGTCTGAAAAG CCTATTCTATCCCACAAACGAAACTTTAAACGTTTGGACCCATTTTATCCCGTTTTCATTGATGATTTGGAGATCGTACCGTATTTATCAGTCATTAGATGACCCCACCAACCCCGAGACTTATCCTTTCTGGTTCGAAACATTTG CTCTCATTATCCTGTTTTTCTCAAGTTCTTGCGCTCATCTTTTCTCGTGTCGATCAGGAGAGGGTCGGGAAATTTGTTTCTGTATCGACTACGGCAGCATTGGAATAACTTCGTTCGCTCTGAGCGTGGCCACAAACGCTTACTTGTGCCCTTTACATTGCTATGGAAATTTAGAAG ATTTGTTCCTTCCATTTCCGGCTTTATTAGCTGTGGCGTGTGGCCTGATTGTCTGCGTCACTTTCATTTCGCGCCACCCGTCTTGTCAACAGTGGAAGACGTTACTGAGattttttcctttcattgcCCTTTGCTGGGTGCTGTTAACGCCGTGTTTCCATCG gtTCTTTGTCGTAAAATTTCCagagatttttgaaaattcacGGCATGTTAATTTGACGGAATGCAACTTGGTAAAAGAAAGATTTCCTTCAGAATTCATTCTAATTTTGTGCTTGATGAACGTTACCTCATTGGTGATTGGAATTAAAATACCGGAAAGATGGTTTCCAG GAATGTTTGACATAGTGGGGCATTCACACCAGTGTTTCCATATTTTATCTGCAATTTGTTTGTACATGACGAACGTTATGGCCGAAAATGGAATGCTAGATCTTATTAAATTGAAGCGCCAAGG tttattaaAGAACGAGAACTTGAAATTCTCCTTCCGGGAAATGCTGATgtcttttgtattttttttggCGATAATTTTCACTTCTGGCTTCTACGCCAGCAAAGTTTTGGGCAAAATCGTGCAAGAACAGCGGAGACGTAGCAACCTGAAAAAGACGTGA
- the LOC143465859 gene encoding lactadherin-like isoform X1: MMTSVIAHVLALALAANLATLVLSQNEQICLNVRRDPQGVANINGVPGPPGKRGIPGVQGPQGTKGDPGPPGRCECDRSEVVELKEMLFRLHPNFREEMCSVGVKSGTVRDEDMTASSNYWDRRYISYAGRLDGDKFWHPDASKYQSPGEWLQVDLRTPTTVTGIVTQGASGYWMTSFKVSLGNSTDQLQVIQDVDGNDVIFQGNTDHNTHVQNMFPNPIKARYFRLIVVTFHRYIGLRLEYLTC, translated from the exons ATGATGACGTCGGTAATAGCGCACGTCTTAGCATTGGCGTTGGCTGCTAATCTGGCGACACTTGTGCTGAGTCAAAATGAACAAATTTGTCTGAACGTCCGACGCGACCCGCAAGGAGTAGCTAATATTAATGGTGTGCCAGGGCCGCCTGGAAAACGGGGAATACCCGGAGTTCAAGGCCCGCAAGGAACCAAGGGAGACCCTGGTCCGCCAGGTCGATGTGAGTGCGATCGAAGCGAAGTCGTCGAACTGAAGGAAATGTTATTTCGCTTGCATCCAAATTTTCGAG AAGAAATGTGCTCGGTGGGTGTGAAGAGCGGGACAGTCCGGGATGAGGATATGACAGCATCGTCGAACTACTGGGACAGACGCTATATCTCATATGCTGGAAGATTGGACGGAGATAAATTTTGGCACCCAGATGCATCCAAGTAtc AGTCACCAGGCGAGTGGCTTCAAGTTGACTTGAGAACTCCGACCACAGTGACAGGTATAGTTACACAGGGTGCTTCTGGATACTGGATGACAAGCTTTAAGGTATCACTTGGAAATTCCACCGATCAGCTTCAAGTGATAcaagatgtcgatggaaacGACGTG ATTTTCCAAGGCAACACTGACCATAACACTCACGTGCAAAACATGTTCCCGAACCCGATCAAAGCCAGATACTTTAGGCTTATTGTGGTCACTTTCCACAGATACATCGGCTTACGCTTGGAATACCTGACTTGCTGA
- the LOC143465859 gene encoding lactadherin-like isoform X2, translated as MMTSVIAHVLALALAANLATLVLSQNEQICLNVRRDPQGVANINGVPGPPGKRGIPGVQGPQGTKGDPGPPGRCECDRSEVVELKEMLFRLHPNFREMCSVGVKSGTVRDEDMTASSNYWDRRYISYAGRLDGDKFWHPDASKYQSPGEWLQVDLRTPTTVTGIVTQGASGYWMTSFKVSLGNSTDQLQVIQDVDGNDVIFQGNTDHNTHVQNMFPNPIKARYFRLIVVTFHRYIGLRLEYLTC; from the exons ATGATGACGTCGGTAATAGCGCACGTCTTAGCATTGGCGTTGGCTGCTAATCTGGCGACACTTGTGCTGAGTCAAAATGAACAAATTTGTCTGAACGTCCGACGCGACCCGCAAGGAGTAGCTAATATTAATGGTGTGCCAGGGCCGCCTGGAAAACGGGGAATACCCGGAGTTCAAGGCCCGCAAGGAACCAAGGGAGACCCTGGTCCGCCAGGTCGATGTGAGTGCGATCGAAGCGAAGTCGTCGAACTGAAGGAAATGTTATTTCGCTTGCATCCAAATTTTCGAG AAATGTGCTCGGTGGGTGTGAAGAGCGGGACAGTCCGGGATGAGGATATGACAGCATCGTCGAACTACTGGGACAGACGCTATATCTCATATGCTGGAAGATTGGACGGAGATAAATTTTGGCACCCAGATGCATCCAAGTAtc AGTCACCAGGCGAGTGGCTTCAAGTTGACTTGAGAACTCCGACCACAGTGACAGGTATAGTTACACAGGGTGCTTCTGGATACTGGATGACAAGCTTTAAGGTATCACTTGGAAATTCCACCGATCAGCTTCAAGTGATAcaagatgtcgatggaaacGACGTG ATTTTCCAAGGCAACACTGACCATAACACTCACGTGCAAAACATGTTCCCGAACCCGATCAAAGCCAGATACTTTAGGCTTATTGTGGTCACTTTCCACAGATACATCGGCTTACGCTTGGAATACCTGACTTGCTGA